Proteins from one Hemicordylus capensis ecotype Gifberg chromosome 7, rHemCap1.1.pri, whole genome shotgun sequence genomic window:
- the LOC128333270 gene encoding uncharacterized protein LOC128333270 isoform X4 produces MGEKMRKGFFARLRRVCRCCRKFFKTSPSSDSEKGKPPRGRFWPRSKRVEPTPAPPPTPSGGTPTVSGVTIGLTTIQEEVDRAEVIFSWTQFLSAVIEDVKDIRSQGGQLLTYDKDEAVQAVLEIMEDVKKHPDPGFLLRLSLDAVTELTKMKPPMPFNLKAAVLNVAVSGLNQVDPGTQENMASFKKMLRGLLEEAPSVYSTIGILKELHRYIESEEPRLQALG; encoded by the exons atgggcgagaagatgaggaaaggcttctttgcacg gttgcgaagagtctgcagatgctgcagaaagttctttaagacctccccaagcagtgactccgaaaagggcaagccccccagagggaggttctggccacgaagcaagcgggttgagccgactccagcgccacctccaactccctcagggggcaccccgacagtctcgggagtcaccatcg gtttgacaactatccaggaggaagtggacagagctgag gtcatcttcagctggacccagttcctgtccGCAGTAATAGAAGACGTCAAAGACATCAGGTCGCAGGGTGGTCAGCTTCTgacctatgataaggatgaggctgtgcaagccgtactg gaaattatggaggatgtcaaaaagcatccggaccctgggttcctgctgcggttaagcctggatgccgtcacggaactcac caaaatgaagccgcctatgcccttcaatctcaaggcagcagtcctcaatgtggcggtgtccgggctgaaccaagtggacccagggacccag gagaacatggcatcctttaagaagatgctcagggggctgctggaggaggccccctctgtctacagcaccattggcatcttgaag gagctccacaggtatattgaatcagaggagccccggctgcaggctctgggctga
- the LOC128333128 gene encoding uncharacterized protein LOC128333128 isoform X2 yields MERAEVILCWAEFLTSVIDGIKDAKSCESEMLSYEKDKAVDAVLESEMWQRMEEDDQAQAQSKPDCQKLRRVCRCCRKFFKTSPSSDSEKGKPPRGRFWPRSKQVEPTPAPPPTPSGGTPAVSGVTIGLTTIQEEVDRAEVIFSWTQFLYAVIEDVKDIRSQGGQLLTYDKDEAVQAVLEIMEDVKKHPDPGFLLRLSLDAVTELTKMKPPMPFNLKAAVLNVAVSGLNQVDPGTQENMASFKKMLRGLLEEAPSVYSTIGILKELHRYIESEEPRLQALGREAYVYVLQHVARLPNVELTTHKALLRIEDDLTHHLIQSTIKDDLVLEDFNEEEESANC; encoded by the exons atggaaagagctgag gtcatcctctgctgggctgaattcttgacgtccgttattgacggtattaaggatgccaagtcctgtgaaagtgagatgctgtcgtatgaaaaagacaaggctgtggacgccgtactggagagtgagatgtggcagagaatggaagaggatgaccaagcgcaggctcagtcaaaacctgactgccaaaa gttgcgaagagtctgcagatgctgcagaaagttctttaagacctcccccagcagtgactccgaaaagggcaagccccccagagggaggttctggccacgaagcaagcaggttgagccgactccagcgccacctccaactccctcagggggtaccccggcagtctcgggagtcaccatcg gtttgacaactatccaggaggaagtggacagagctgag gtcatcttcagctggacccagttcctgtACGCAGTAATAGAAGACGTCAAAGACATCAGGTCGCAGGGTGGTCAGCTTCTgacctatgataaggatgaggctgtgcaagccgtactg gaaattatggaggatgtcaaaaagcatccggaccctgggttcctgctgcggttaagcctggacgccgtcacggaactcac caaaatgaagccgcctatgcccttcaatctcaaggcagcagtcctcaatgtggcggtgtccgggctgaaccaagtggacccagggacccag gagaacatggcatcctttaagaagatgctcagggggctgctggaggaggccccctctgtctacagcaccattggcatcttgaag gagctccacaggtatattgaatcagaggagccccggctgcaggctctgggccgagaagcctacgtctacgtcctgcagcatgtggccagactgcccaatgtggaa ctgaccacacacaaggctctcttgcgcattgaagatgacttgactcatcatttgattcaaagcaccatcaaag atgatcttgtcctggaggacttcaatgaggaggaggagtctgctaatt gctga
- the LOC128333128 gene encoding uncharacterized protein LOC128333128 isoform X1, translating to MERAEVILCWAEFLTSVIDGIKDAKSCESEMLSYEKDKAVDAVLESEMWQRMEEDDQAQAQSKPDCQKLRRVCRCCRKFFKTSPSSDSEKGKPPRGRFWPRSKQVEPTPAPPPTPSGGTPAVSGVTIGLTTIQEEVDRAEVIFSWTQFLYAVIEDVKDIRSQGGQLLTYDKDEAVQAVLEIMEDVKKHPDPGFLLRLSLDAVTELTKMKPPMPFNLKAAVLNVAVSGLNQVDPGTQENMASFKKMLRGLLEEAPSVYSTIGILKELHRYIESEEPRLQALGREAYVYVLQHVARLPNVELTTHKALLRIEDDLTHHLIQSTIKDDLVLEDFNEEEESANCMSIRMERVGVVE from the exons atggaaagagctgag gtcatcctctgctgggctgaattcttgacgtccgttattgacggtattaaggatgccaagtcctgtgaaagtgagatgctgtcgtatgaaaaagacaaggctgtggacgccgtactggagagtgagatgtggcagagaatggaagaggatgaccaagcgcaggctcagtcaaaacctgactgccaaaa gttgcgaagagtctgcagatgctgcagaaagttctttaagacctcccccagcagtgactccgaaaagggcaagccccccagagggaggttctggccacgaagcaagcaggttgagccgactccagcgccacctccaactccctcagggggtaccccggcagtctcgggagtcaccatcg gtttgacaactatccaggaggaagtggacagagctgag gtcatcttcagctggacccagttcctgtACGCAGTAATAGAAGACGTCAAAGACATCAGGTCGCAGGGTGGTCAGCTTCTgacctatgataaggatgaggctgtgcaagccgtactg gaaattatggaggatgtcaaaaagcatccggaccctgggttcctgctgcggttaagcctggacgccgtcacggaactcac caaaatgaagccgcctatgcccttcaatctcaaggcagcagtcctcaatgtggcggtgtccgggctgaaccaagtggacccagggacccag gagaacatggcatcctttaagaagatgctcagggggctgctggaggaggccccctctgtctacagcaccattggcatcttgaag gagctccacaggtatattgaatcagaggagccccggctgcaggctctgggccgagaagcctacgtctacgtcctgcagcatgtggccagactgcccaatgtggaa ctgaccacacacaaggctctcttgcgcattgaagatgacttgactcatcatttgattcaaagcaccatcaaag atgatcttgtcctggaggacttcaatgaggaggaggagtctgctaattgtatgagtatcagaatggagcgggtgggagtggttgaatag
- the LOC128333270 gene encoding uncharacterized protein LOC128333270 isoform X3 → MNSFFYLNIGPSRLRRVCRCCRKFFKTSPSSDSEKGKPPRGRFWPRSKRVEPTPAPPPTPSGGTPTVSGVTIGLTTIQEEVDRAEVIFSWTQFLSAVIEDVKDIRSQGGQLLTYDKDEAVQAVLEIMEDVKKHPDPGFLLRLSLDAVTELTKMKPPMPFNLKAAVLNVAVSGLNQVDPGTQENMASFKKMLRGLLEEAPSVYSTIGILKELHRYIESEEPRLQALG, encoded by the exons atgaactcattcttctacctgaatattggaccctccag gttgcgaagagtctgcagatgctgcagaaagttctttaagacctccccaagcagtgactccgaaaagggcaagccccccagagggaggttctggccacgaagcaagcgggttgagccgactccagcgccacctccaactccctcagggggcaccccgacagtctcgggagtcaccatcg gtttgacaactatccaggaggaagtggacagagctgag gtcatcttcagctggacccagttcctgtccGCAGTAATAGAAGACGTCAAAGACATCAGGTCGCAGGGTGGTCAGCTTCTgacctatgataaggatgaggctgtgcaagccgtactg gaaattatggaggatgtcaaaaagcatccggaccctgggttcctgctgcggttaagcctggatgccgtcacggaactcac caaaatgaagccgcctatgcccttcaatctcaaggcagcagtcctcaatgtggcggtgtccgggctgaaccaagtggacccagggacccag gagaacatggcatcctttaagaagatgctcagggggctgctggaggaggccccctctgtctacagcaccattggcatcttgaag gagctccacaggtatattgaatcagaggagccccggctgcaggctctgggctga
- the LOC128333270 gene encoding uncharacterized protein LOC128333270 isoform X2, producing MERAEVILCWAEFLTSVIDGIKDAKSCESEMLSCEKDKAVDAVLESEMWQRMEEDDQAQAQSKPDCQKLRRVCRCCRKFFKTSPSSDSEKGKPPRGRFWPRSKRVEPTPAPPPTPSGGTPTVSGVTIGLTTIQEEVDRAEEIMEDVKKHPDPGFLLRLSLDAVTELTKMKPPMPFNLKAAVLNVAVSGLNQVDPGTQENMASFKKMLRGLLEEAPSVYSTIGILKELHRYIESEEPRLQALG from the exons atggaaagagctgag gtcatcctctgctgggctgaattcttgacgtccgttattgacggtattaaggatgccaagtcctgtgaaagtgagatgctgtcgtgtgaaaaagacaaggctgtggacgccgtactggagagtgagatgtggcagagaatggaagaggatgaccaagcgcaggctcagtcaaaacctgactgccaaaa gttgcgaagagtctgcagatgctgcagaaagttctttaagacctccccaagcagtgactccgaaaagggcaagccccccagagggaggttctggccacgaagcaagcgggttgagccgactccagcgccacctccaactccctcagggggcaccccgacagtctcgggagtcaccatcg gtttgacaactatccaggaggaagtggacagagctgag gaaattatggaggatgtcaaaaagcatccggaccctgggttcctgctgcggttaagcctggatgccgtcacggaactcac caaaatgaagccgcctatgcccttcaatctcaaggcagcagtcctcaatgtggcggtgtccgggctgaaccaagtggacccagggacccag gagaacatggcatcctttaagaagatgctcagggggctgctggaggaggccccctctgtctacagcaccattggcatcttgaag gagctccacaggtatattgaatcagaggagccccggctgcaggctctgggctga
- the LOC128333128 gene encoding uncharacterized protein LOC128333128 isoform X3, translating to MERAEVILCWAEFLTSVIDGIKDAKSCESEMLSYEKDKAVDAVLESEMWQRMEEDDQAQAQSKPDCQKLRRVCRCCRKFFKTSPSSDSEKGKPPRGRFWPRSKQVEPTPAPPPTPSGGTPAVSGVTIGLTTIQEEVDRAEEIMEDVKKHPDPGFLLRLSLDAVTELTKMKPPMPFNLKAAVLNVAVSGLNQVDPGTQENMASFKKMLRGLLEEAPSVYSTIGILKELHRYIESEEPRLQALGREAYVYVLQHVARLPNVELTTHKALLRIEDDLTHHLIQSTIKDDLVLEDFNEEEESANCMSIRMERVGVVE from the exons atggaaagagctgag gtcatcctctgctgggctgaattcttgacgtccgttattgacggtattaaggatgccaagtcctgtgaaagtgagatgctgtcgtatgaaaaagacaaggctgtggacgccgtactggagagtgagatgtggcagagaatggaagaggatgaccaagcgcaggctcagtcaaaacctgactgccaaaa gttgcgaagagtctgcagatgctgcagaaagttctttaagacctcccccagcagtgactccgaaaagggcaagccccccagagggaggttctggccacgaagcaagcaggttgagccgactccagcgccacctccaactccctcagggggtaccccggcagtctcgggagtcaccatcg gtttgacaactatccaggaggaagtggacagagctgag gaaattatggaggatgtcaaaaagcatccggaccctgggttcctgctgcggttaagcctggacgccgtcacggaactcac caaaatgaagccgcctatgcccttcaatctcaaggcagcagtcctcaatgtggcggtgtccgggctgaaccaagtggacccagggacccag gagaacatggcatcctttaagaagatgctcagggggctgctggaggaggccccctctgtctacagcaccattggcatcttgaag gagctccacaggtatattgaatcagaggagccccggctgcaggctctgggccgagaagcctacgtctacgtcctgcagcatgtggccagactgcccaatgtggaa ctgaccacacacaaggctctcttgcgcattgaagatgacttgactcatcatttgattcaaagcaccatcaaag atgatcttgtcctggaggacttcaatgaggaggaggagtctgctaattgtatgagtatcagaatggagcgggtgggagtggttgaatag
- the LOC128333270 gene encoding uncharacterized protein LOC128333270 isoform X1: MERAEVILCWAEFLTSVIDGIKDAKSCESEMLSCEKDKAVDAVLESEMWQRMEEDDQAQAQSKPDCQKLRRVCRCCRKFFKTSPSSDSEKGKPPRGRFWPRSKRVEPTPAPPPTPSGGTPTVSGVTIGLTTIQEEVDRAEVIFSWTQFLSAVIEDVKDIRSQGGQLLTYDKDEAVQAVLEIMEDVKKHPDPGFLLRLSLDAVTELTKMKPPMPFNLKAAVLNVAVSGLNQVDPGTQENMASFKKMLRGLLEEAPSVYSTIGILKELHRYIESEEPRLQALG, from the exons atggaaagagctgag gtcatcctctgctgggctgaattcttgacgtccgttattgacggtattaaggatgccaagtcctgtgaaagtgagatgctgtcgtgtgaaaaagacaaggctgtggacgccgtactggagagtgagatgtggcagagaatggaagaggatgaccaagcgcaggctcagtcaaaacctgactgccaaaa gttgcgaagagtctgcagatgctgcagaaagttctttaagacctccccaagcagtgactccgaaaagggcaagccccccagagggaggttctggccacgaagcaagcgggttgagccgactccagcgccacctccaactccctcagggggcaccccgacagtctcgggagtcaccatcg gtttgacaactatccaggaggaagtggacagagctgag gtcatcttcagctggacccagttcctgtccGCAGTAATAGAAGACGTCAAAGACATCAGGTCGCAGGGTGGTCAGCTTCTgacctatgataaggatgaggctgtgcaagccgtactg gaaattatggaggatgtcaaaaagcatccggaccctgggttcctgctgcggttaagcctggatgccgtcacggaactcac caaaatgaagccgcctatgcccttcaatctcaaggcagcagtcctcaatgtggcggtgtccgggctgaaccaagtggacccagggacccag gagaacatggcatcctttaagaagatgctcagggggctgctggaggaggccccctctgtctacagcaccattggcatcttgaag gagctccacaggtatattgaatcagaggagccccggctgcaggctctgggctga